The genomic stretch AGTTGTGGTGCTTTTATTTTCTATATTTCTATATTTCTATATTTCTATATTTCTATATTTCTATATTTCTATATTTCTATATTTCTATAAAAGTCTAGATCGCGACTCGTGCGGCAACGGCCAGTAATACCACGCCCGTTACTTTATCAATCTTGTGCACATTATTCTTTAATTTAGCTAATAACGACGACTGTGATAACACCACCGCAATCAAGCAATACCACAAAGTATCAAACGTAAATACCGTGCCAACCATGATCAGGTTTTGTAACCACCCCGCATCTGCTTCAACAAATTGACCAAATACAGCTAAAAAGAAAATGGCTAATTTAGGATTCAAAAATGCAATCATAAAACCTTCAACGATACTGTCTTTGAAGGTCACCACTTGTTGTTGCTGATCAACATTATCCACCGCAGGTTTTGAGGTTAACGCTTTATAAGCCAAACGTAATAACATCGCTACACCAGCATATTTAATCACATTGAATAACCACGGCGTTTGCTGGATCACGATGGCCAAACCAACCACTGTTAACGTCGCATACACACCAACACCAACACCGTGGGCAATACTCGCCGCGACACCGTTAACTCGCCCACCCGAGATCGTATGTTTTAATACCACTGCCAAACTTGGACCTGGAGTCATCGCACCCATCA from Moritella marina ATCC 15381 encodes the following:
- a CDS encoding LysE family translocator; this translates as MELTAWMSLALICMMGAMTPGPSLAVVLKHTISGGRVNGVAASIAHGVGVGVYATLTVVGLAIVIQQTPWLFNVIKYAGVAMLLRLAYKALTSKPAVDNVDQQQQVVTFKDSIVEGFMIAFLNPKLAIFFLAVFGQFVEADAGWLQNLIMVGTVFTFDTLWYCLIAVVLSQSSLLAKLKNNVHKIDKVTGVVLLAVAARVAI